The Castellaniella sp. genome includes a window with the following:
- a CDS encoding methyl-accepting chemotaxis protein — MFNSLRARLTGVSVLIVSLSLIILTAAVFLVMRSIVLESLDTSIDRLAKSYAGELTQWVDDKQQITSSIKLALNKEDPVSYLKVIQDTGVDLAFFVRSDKTYGFTRPVAAGYDGTQRSWYKQAEAAGKPVITPVYPDSATGVLTISFVQPVIEGGKTTAVIGTDMTMKSIIGKIAAIRPYKSSFAFLMDADTGNILAHPDADLTLKPITDLAPDLSVQAVSAVANQGGHLVVEIGGAAQMLYAVNVAGTPWILGIGVDRAEATAALDRLLWLAVVIALVCVLVAGLVMAGFVRQQLGRLVLVRDALQDIASGDGDLTRRLGESGKDELTQIASAFNLFANKISDVFLRIRAASQSVQTAATEIASGSHDLSSRTEQQASSLAETAATMEEITATVRQNADHVQQANTLSAAAASTTTAGNHTVDELVSTMSEINAKSQQVAEIIGVIDSIAFQTNILALNAAVEAARAGEQGRGFAVVAAEVRALAQRSASSAKEIRGLIETSVQATAKGNQQAASASQATREILEGIRRVTDIMGEISAANREQTTGIEQINTAVAQMDDVTHQNASLVEQSAAAAASLQDQANTLAQLVGTFRLDEHGAEQNVSPVSRPVALLPRA; from the coding sequence ATGTTCAATAGCTTGCGTGCCCGATTGACAGGCGTGAGTGTTCTGATTGTTTCGCTATCGCTGATCATTTTGACAGCAGCGGTATTTTTGGTGATGCGTTCTATCGTGCTGGAATCACTGGATACCAGCATTGATCGTCTCGCTAAAAGCTATGCCGGAGAACTCACCCAGTGGGTGGATGACAAGCAGCAGATCACCAGCTCGATCAAACTTGCCTTGAATAAAGAGGACCCGGTTTCCTACTTGAAAGTCATACAAGACACGGGGGTCGATCTGGCGTTTTTCGTGCGTTCGGATAAGACCTATGGTTTTACCCGCCCCGTTGCCGCTGGCTACGATGGCACGCAGCGCAGCTGGTATAAGCAGGCCGAGGCTGCGGGCAAGCCAGTCATCACGCCTGTTTATCCAGATAGTGCTACAGGGGTGTTGACCATCAGTTTTGTCCAGCCTGTCATCGAGGGTGGGAAAACCACTGCCGTGATCGGGACGGACATGACCATGAAATCCATCATCGGAAAAATTGCGGCAATCCGTCCTTATAAAAGCAGTTTTGCTTTTTTGATGGATGCGGATACCGGGAATATCCTGGCGCATCCAGATGCGGATCTGACCTTGAAGCCGATCACCGATCTAGCGCCCGATCTTAGCGTCCAGGCCGTTTCTGCCGTCGCAAATCAAGGCGGTCACTTGGTCGTGGAAATTGGGGGTGCGGCCCAGATGCTGTATGCGGTGAATGTGGCGGGCACGCCTTGGATATTGGGAATTGGCGTGGATCGGGCCGAAGCCACGGCTGCGCTTGACCGTCTGCTGTGGCTGGCTGTCGTGATTGCGTTGGTATGCGTGCTGGTCGCGGGGCTGGTCATGGCTGGTTTCGTGCGCCAGCAGTTGGGACGGCTGGTGCTGGTGCGCGATGCCTTGCAGGATATTGCCTCGGGGGATGGCGACCTGACCCGCCGCTTGGGCGAATCCGGCAAGGATGAACTGACTCAGATCGCCAGCGCTTTCAATTTATTTGCCAATAAAATCTCTGACGTGTTTCTGCGCATCCGGGCGGCATCCCAGTCTGTCCAGACTGCCGCTACTGAAATCGCCAGCGGCAGCCACGATTTGTCGTCGCGCACTGAACAACAGGCCAGCTCGCTGGCAGAGACCGCAGCCACCATGGAGGAAATTACCGCCACGGTACGGCAGAATGCCGATCATGTGCAGCAGGCCAATACACTGTCGGCGGCAGCGGCCAGCACGACCACGGCAGGCAACCATACGGTCGATGAGCTGGTTTCTACCATGAGTGAGATCAATGCCAAATCCCAGCAGGTGGCCGAAATCATCGGGGTGATCGACAGCATTGCCTTCCAAACCAACATTTTGGCGCTGAATGCCGCGGTCGAAGCCGCCCGAGCGGGCGAGCAGGGGCGAGGTTTTGCGGTCGTGGCCGCCGAAGTCCGGGCGCTGGCCCAGCGCAGCGCCTCATCTGCCAAGGAAATCCGCGGTCTCATCGAGACCTCGGTGCAGGCCACGGCCAAAGGCAATCAGCAGGCCGCCAGCGCCAGTCAGGCCACCCGGGAAATCCTGGAGGGCATTCGCCGCGTCACTGACATCATGGGCGAGATCAGCGCTGCAAACCGCGAGCAGACCACCGGCATCGAGCAGATCAATACCGCCGTGGCCCAGATGGATGATGTTACCCACCAGAACGCCAGTCTGGTCGAGCAGTCCGCTGCTGCTGCTGCCAGCCTGCAGGATCAGGCCAATACCCTGGCCCAGTTGGTGGGAACCTTCCGCCTGGACGAGCACGGGGCTGAGCAGAACGTCAGCCCCGTCTCCCGGCCAGTGGCGTTATTGCCACGAGCTTAG
- a CDS encoding M20 family metallopeptidase gives MDTPHINAIAPVGLDPQPLQAFINEQWDREIIPALERYIAIPAKSPAFDPDWVRNGYIDQVVRDAAQWLESRPVRGLKVEILRLPGRTPVLFFEAPATRQDDGQAVLMYGHLDKQPEFSGWRAGLGPWQPVMQDGKLYGRGGADDGYAAYASLTAIEALDRQGVPRPRCVGLIETCEESGSYDLLPYIDALRDRLGQVALVVCLDSGAGNYDQLWMTNSLRGLVTGTLEVQVLDEGVHSGDSSGIVPSSFRILRHLLDRLEDSGTGRVLPASFYCDIPLKRQDQAHEAARILGDEVWQRFPWACGADHGFVLPMTRDPQQAMLNRTWRPALSVTGAEGLPPLASAGNVLRPRSAFKLSLRLPPLVDAVLAAQELKTLLEQDAPYQARVLFQPDPGVASGWDAPQSAPWLTQALDAASQQYFDAPCGYIGQGGTIPLMNLLLQGFPQSQFMVCGVLGPKSNAHGPNEFLHVPYAKRLTAAVAQAMVGLPL, from the coding sequence ATGGATACGCCACACATCAATGCTATTGCGCCTGTTGGGCTGGACCCTCAGCCATTGCAGGCCTTTATCAATGAGCAATGGGATCGTGAAATCATTCCCGCGCTTGAACGCTATATTGCGATTCCCGCCAAAAGCCCGGCGTTTGATCCGGATTGGGTGCGCAATGGCTATATTGATCAGGTGGTGCGGGATGCCGCCCAGTGGTTGGAAAGCCGCCCGGTCAGGGGCCTGAAAGTCGAGATCCTGCGCTTGCCGGGCCGCACGCCGGTGCTGTTTTTCGAGGCCCCTGCGACGCGTCAGGATGATGGTCAGGCCGTGCTGATGTATGGCCACCTGGATAAGCAGCCAGAGTTCTCGGGCTGGCGGGCGGGTTTGGGGCCGTGGCAGCCTGTGATGCAGGACGGCAAGCTCTATGGTCGCGGCGGGGCGGACGATGGTTATGCAGCGTATGCGTCCCTGACCGCCATCGAGGCCCTGGATCGCCAGGGCGTGCCGCGCCCGCGTTGCGTGGGTTTGATCGAGACTTGCGAGGAATCCGGCAGCTACGATTTGCTGCCCTATATTGATGCGTTGCGCGACCGTCTGGGGCAGGTGGCCCTGGTGGTGTGTCTGGATTCGGGGGCAGGTAATTACGACCAGCTCTGGATGACCAATTCGCTGCGTGGGCTGGTGACCGGCACACTGGAAGTTCAGGTGCTGGACGAAGGCGTACATTCCGGGGATTCCAGCGGGATTGTGCCGTCCAGTTTTCGGATCTTGCGTCATTTGTTGGATCGCCTGGAAGACAGCGGCACGGGCCGGGTACTGCCGGCGTCTTTTTATTGCGATATACCTCTAAAGCGTCAGGATCAGGCCCACGAGGCCGCCCGTATCCTGGGCGACGAGGTATGGCAACGCTTTCCCTGGGCGTGCGGGGCAGATCACGGTTTTGTGCTGCCCATGACGCGCGACCCGCAGCAGGCCATGCTGAATCGTACCTGGCGTCCGGCCCTGTCCGTGACCGGGGCCGAGGGCCTGCCGCCCTTGGCCAGCGCCGGTAATGTGCTGCGTCCGCGTTCAGCCTTCAAGCTCTCGTTGCGCCTGCCGCCGCTGGTCGATGCCGTCTTGGCCGCCCAGGAACTGAAAACCCTGCTGGAGCAGGATGCGCCCTACCAGGCTCGGGTGTTGTTTCAGCCTGACCCGGGGGTGGCCAGCGGCTGGGACGCGCCACAGTCCGCCCCCTGGTTGACCCAGGCATTGGATGCCGCGTCACAACAATACTTCGATGCGCCGTGTGGCTATATCGGCCAGGGCGGCACGATTCCGCTGATGAATTTGCTGCTGCAAGGCTTCCCGCAGTCGCAGTTTATGGTGTGCGGGGTTTTGGGCCCTAAGTCCAACGCCCATGGGCCCAATGAGTTTTTGCATGTGCCCTATGCGAAACGCCTGACTGCCGCAGTGGCCCAGGCCATGGTCGGTTTACCGTTGTAA
- a CDS encoding hexameric tyrosine-coordinated heme protein has translation MSDTWLTTLITATPQEGYELAIKLSRMGVKYTQPSAEVRDKLRPVYGEDANALIASSQVVATNFQTIAAANNYWK, from the coding sequence ATGTCCGATACCTGGCTGACTACCCTGATCACCGCCACCCCCCAAGAAGGCTATGAGCTGGCCATCAAACTCTCCCGCATGGGGGTCAAATACACCCAGCCCTCCGCTGAAGTGCGCGATAAACTGCGCCCTGTATACGGCGAGGACGCCAACGCCCTGATTGCTTCATCCCAGGTCGTGGCCACAAACTTCCAGACCATCGCCGCCGCCAACAACTACTGGAAATAA
- a CDS encoding DUF2946 family protein translates to MDDLVHAAMARWPDVPAAYGWLSLSRRGQWRLHPHGGGWGTDTPEPGESITSPQILGFIGRNYQTDDSGCWFFQNGPQRVYVRLDGAPWILHTQPGPDTQLQLGTHTGQAYGPPSHWWLTHSGLLYAQSAQGAGLVQDHDLAQLLDHLRLADGRTLGDSLDGLSADQHTMISLAGHDAPLGWLDDNAVADMLGFVRFPVF, encoded by the coding sequence ATGGACGACCTGGTCCACGCTGCCATGGCCCGCTGGCCGGATGTGCCGGCGGCCTATGGCTGGCTGTCTCTTTCGCGGCGCGGCCAATGGCGGCTGCACCCGCACGGCGGCGGCTGGGGGACCGACACCCCTGAACCCGGCGAATCCATCACCAGCCCACAGATCCTGGGCTTTATCGGCCGTAACTACCAGACAGACGACAGCGGCTGCTGGTTTTTTCAGAATGGCCCCCAGCGGGTATATGTCCGCCTGGACGGTGCCCCCTGGATATTGCACACCCAGCCTGGCCCGGATACCCAATTACAGTTGGGCACCCACACAGGCCAGGCCTACGGCCCCCCCAGCCACTGGTGGCTGACCCATAGCGGTCTGCTGTATGCCCAGTCGGCCCAGGGTGCAGGGTTGGTACAGGACCACGACCTGGCCCAATTGCTTGACCACCTGCGCCTGGCCGATGGCCGCACCCTGGGGGATAGCCTGGATGGCCTCAGCGCAGACCAACACACGATGATCAGCCTGGCCGGACACGACGCCCCCCTGGGCTGGCTGGACGACAATGCGGTCGCCGACATGCTGGGATTCGTCCGATTCCCCGTTTTTTAG
- a CDS encoding NUDIX hydrolase, whose protein sequence is MNQPAPDFYHPAPRTQQFCSQCGHPLTRDTPPDDNRLRDLCTHCGAVHYQNPRNVVGVLPILGDQVLLCRRAIQPRHGKWTLPAGFMELGETTEEGAIRENQEESGAQIQVQSLFTVIDVPSVNQVHLYYLAQALSPDLAPGIETLEAKFFDLDRIPWDELAFRTVSTTLQHYLQDREHGIFATHHYAIDIRFPD, encoded by the coding sequence ATGAACCAGCCTGCCCCCGATTTCTACCACCCCGCCCCCCGCACCCAGCAGTTCTGCTCGCAGTGCGGCCACCCCCTGACACGCGACACACCGCCAGACGACAATCGTCTGCGCGATCTATGCACCCACTGCGGTGCAGTGCACTATCAGAATCCGCGCAATGTCGTGGGGGTGCTCCCGATTCTGGGCGATCAGGTCTTGCTGTGTCGCCGCGCCATCCAGCCGCGCCATGGCAAGTGGACACTGCCAGCGGGATTCATGGAACTGGGCGAGACCACCGAGGAAGGCGCAATCCGCGAAAACCAAGAAGAATCCGGGGCTCAGATCCAGGTGCAATCCCTCTTTACCGTGATTGACGTGCCGTCGGTCAACCAGGTCCACCTCTATTATCTGGCGCAGGCGCTGTCGCCCGATCTGGCCCCCGGCATCGAAACCCTGGAAGCCAAGTTCTTCGATCTGGATCGCATCCCCTGGGACGAACTCGCCTTTCGCACCGTCAGCACCACCCTGCAACACTATCTGCAGGATCGCGAACACGGGATTTTCGCTACGCACCATTATGCGATCGATATCCGGTTTCCCGACTGA
- a CDS encoding leucyl/phenylalanyl-tRNA--protein transferase, with protein MPSDHPALTIPWLNPDTALPDASQALPNGLLAAGLDLSPARLLEAYGKGAFPWYSPGEPVLWWSPDPRMILQCDDFHLSRSLAKRIRQFDRSSLSPDFPGPGSGLRHPPDTQCVTLNLAFSEVLAHCATRGSPRLSLGAARSGLPWMAPGRAEGRDATWITSDIVDAYTAWHTQGYVHSVETWVDGRLAGGLYGVSLGQCFFGESMFSLAADASKIALAYLVRYLQAQGVPWIDCQQETPHLASLGARPIARPQFLALLAAGRHAPAPAWGRGRLTASGLVSQ; from the coding sequence ATGCCTTCCGATCATCCTGCCCTGACGATCCCCTGGCTCAATCCTGATACCGCGCTCCCTGATGCCAGCCAGGCCCTACCGAACGGCCTGCTGGCGGCCGGGCTGGACCTATCCCCCGCCCGCCTGCTGGAAGCCTATGGCAAGGGTGCCTTTCCCTGGTACAGCCCCGGTGAACCCGTGCTGTGGTGGAGTCCGGACCCGCGCATGATTCTGCAATGCGATGATTTCCACCTGAGCCGGTCACTCGCAAAGCGCATCCGGCAATTTGACCGCAGCAGCCTCTCCCCTGATTTCCCAGGGCCAGGCAGTGGCCTACGCCACCCACCCGACACACAATGCGTCACGCTGAATCTGGCCTTTTCCGAGGTACTTGCGCACTGCGCCACCCGAGGTTCCCCCCGACTCAGCCTGGGGGCGGCCCGATCCGGTCTGCCCTGGATGGCCCCTGGCCGGGCAGAGGGACGGGATGCAACCTGGATCACCAGCGACATCGTGGATGCCTACACCGCCTGGCACACCCAGGGCTACGTACACAGCGTGGAAACCTGGGTTGATGGACGCCTGGCAGGCGGTCTGTACGGTGTCAGCCTGGGGCAATGTTTTTTTGGCGAATCCATGTTCAGCCTGGCCGCCGACGCCAGCAAAATCGCCCTGGCTTATCTGGTCCGCTACCTGCAGGCTCAGGGCGTTCCCTGGATAGACTGCCAACAAGAAACCCCGCACCTGGCCAGCTTGGGGGCCAGGCCGATTGCCCGCCCTCAGTTCCTGGCCCTGCTGGCCGCCGGACGCCATGCACCCGCCCCTGCCTGGGGGCGCGGGCGCTTGACCGCCAGCGGACTGGTGTCACAATGA
- a CDS encoding arginyltransferase: protein MSKPSESIFHRLQFYTTASYPCSYLPGRLARSQVATPAHLVDDAAYSRLIEQGFRRSGLFTYRPACGACQACIPLRVDTLHFQQDRTQRKLWRRMQATLDVTLSPLHWDAQHFQLYLRYQQKRHPGAGMDQDDQAQYTQFLLTSRVHTEMAEFRDQGGVLRMVAIMDRIDHGISAVYTFYDPDWHGSLGTYGILWQLDYCQRLGLPWLYLGYWIAESRKMAYKSRFQPHQILQNGTWVDSETRQDSSD from the coding sequence ATGAGCAAGCCCAGCGAATCCATTTTCCACCGCCTGCAGTTCTATACCACTGCCTCCTACCCCTGCAGCTACCTGCCTGGGCGGCTGGCGCGGTCCCAGGTCGCCACCCCGGCCCATCTGGTGGACGACGCCGCCTATTCCCGCCTGATCGAACAGGGCTTCCGGCGCAGCGGCCTATTCACCTACCGACCAGCCTGCGGTGCTTGTCAGGCCTGCATCCCCCTGCGGGTCGATACGCTGCATTTCCAACAGGATCGTACCCAGCGCAAGCTCTGGCGGCGCATGCAAGCCACCCTGGATGTCACCCTCAGCCCCCTGCACTGGGACGCCCAGCATTTTCAGCTATACCTGCGCTACCAGCAAAAACGCCACCCTGGAGCAGGTATGGATCAGGACGACCAGGCCCAATACACGCAGTTCCTGCTGACCAGCCGGGTTCACACCGAAATGGCTGAATTTCGAGACCAGGGCGGCGTTCTACGCATGGTGGCCATCATGGATCGCATCGACCACGGGATCTCGGCGGTGTATACGTTTTACGACCCCGACTGGCACGGCAGCCTGGGAACCTACGGGATTTTATGGCAGCTGGATTATTGCCAGCGCCTGGGCCTGCCCTGGCTGTATCTGGGATACTGGATCGCCGAAAGCCGTAAAATGGCCTATAAATCACGCTTCCAGCCCCACCAGATCCTGCAAAATGGCACCTGGGTGGATTCGGAAACCCGACAGGATTCCTCCGACTGA
- a CDS encoding quinone-dependent dihydroorotate dehydrogenase, with protein sequence MSLLFKAYPLAKRALFSMDAEQAHEWTLKTLQHSHNCATTRFLTASHQPTLPRTLMGLPLRNPVGLAAGLDKNGAYIDALAALGFGFIEVGTVTPRAQPGNPKPRMFRLPRARCLINRMGFNNDGLDAFIANVQRSQWRRQGGILGLNIGKNAATPIEHAVDDYLRCLDGVYPHADYITVNISSPNTQNLRSLQSHDALDALLASLQTRRLALADQHGKRIPLAVKIAPDLSPEEIDAVAELIPRHGIDGIIATNTTLSRDAVRGLPHDDEAGGLSGPPVHALSLAVIRRLRQQLGPDTAIIGVGGIESGQQALEKIQAGADAVQVYTGLIYQGPGLIRECVQALDG encoded by the coding sequence ATGTCTCTGCTATTCAAAGCCTACCCACTGGCCAAACGCGCCCTGTTTTCCATGGACGCCGAGCAGGCGCACGAATGGACGCTAAAAACCCTGCAGCACAGCCACAACTGCGCAACCACCCGGTTCCTGACCGCCAGCCACCAGCCGACCTTGCCGCGCACCCTGATGGGCTTGCCGCTGCGCAACCCCGTGGGGCTGGCGGCCGGGCTGGACAAAAACGGCGCCTATATCGACGCCCTGGCTGCTCTGGGATTTGGCTTCATCGAAGTCGGCACCGTCACCCCCCGCGCCCAGCCTGGCAACCCAAAGCCCCGCATGTTCCGCCTGCCACGGGCCCGCTGCCTGATCAACCGCATGGGCTTCAATAACGATGGCCTGGATGCCTTTATCGCCAATGTGCAGCGCAGCCAATGGCGGCGTCAGGGCGGCATCCTGGGCCTGAATATCGGCAAGAACGCGGCCACCCCCATCGAACACGCCGTAGACGACTACCTGCGCTGTCTGGATGGCGTCTATCCCCATGCCGACTACATCACGGTCAATATATCCTCGCCCAACACCCAAAACCTGCGCAGCCTGCAAAGCCACGACGCCCTGGACGCCCTGCTGGCGTCTTTGCAGACCCGGCGCCTGGCCCTGGCAGATCAACACGGCAAACGCATCCCCCTGGCAGTCAAAATCGCCCCTGACCTCAGTCCGGAGGAAATTGACGCGGTGGCGGAATTGATCCCGCGCCACGGAATCGATGGGATTATCGCCACCAACACGACCTTATCGCGCGATGCGGTGCGCGGTCTGCCGCACGATGACGAGGCCGGTGGCCTGTCCGGCCCTCCGGTGCATGCGCTGTCGCTGGCGGTGATTCGGCGTTTGCGCCAGCAGCTTGGCCCGGACACCGCCATCATTGGCGTGGGCGGGATTGAATCCGGCCAACAGGCGCTGGAAAAAATCCAGGCAGGCGCGGATGCGGTGCAGGTGTATACCGGGCTGATCTATCAGGGTCCGGGGCTGATCCGGGAATGTGTACAGGCACTGGACGGGTAG
- a CDS encoding DUF4351 domain-containing protein, producing the protein MPSKPDPPNRKPITDDHDSPWKHALELYFPQALALLTPNVHKAIDWAIPAEFLDKELQAIAIPSKKGRRLVDKLAQVRLRDGTAAWLLIHVEVERRLDGKQALKTFAWRLYEYRFRIQSRIMQQRRLSLPPKIYSLGILLESKGLGCEVFHTDEYQGQGVRFRFPVVELETWRSRWDELESLAPSNPFAVVVMAQLQANHYRDKRTRLGPKLQMVRQLQRYGYDAVVAMQVYRLIEWMIALPEDLEPDFLQAVDALSKENEMTYVTLIERASRDKWFAEGQAKGRAEGKKEGSVKGQTELLLRQVQRRFGPQSDDINQRIRTASAAQLETWSLNFVDATELDDVFRD; encoded by the coding sequence ATGCCATCGAAGCCCGACCCTCCAAACAGAAAACCCATCACCGACGACCACGACAGCCCCTGGAAACACGCCCTGGAACTGTATTTCCCGCAGGCCCTGGCCCTATTGACGCCCAACGTGCACAAGGCCATCGACTGGGCCATCCCCGCAGAATTCCTGGACAAAGAACTACAAGCCATCGCCATCCCCAGTAAAAAGGGCCGCCGCCTGGTGGATAAACTGGCGCAAGTGCGCCTGCGCGACGGCACAGCCGCCTGGCTGCTGATCCACGTCGAGGTCGAACGCCGACTGGACGGCAAACAGGCCCTGAAGACCTTTGCCTGGCGCTTGTACGAATACCGCTTTCGCATCCAGTCGCGCATCATGCAGCAACGGCGGCTGAGCCTGCCGCCCAAGATCTACAGCCTGGGCATCCTGCTGGAAAGCAAAGGGCTAGGTTGCGAGGTATTCCACACCGACGAATACCAGGGCCAAGGGGTGCGATTCCGCTTTCCTGTCGTAGAATTGGAGACATGGCGCAGTCGCTGGGATGAACTGGAATCCCTGGCCCCAAGCAACCCTTTTGCCGTGGTCGTCATGGCGCAACTGCAGGCCAACCACTATCGGGATAAGCGCACCCGCCTGGGGCCTAAACTGCAGATGGTGCGCCAACTGCAACGCTATGGTTACGATGCGGTGGTGGCCATGCAGGTCTACCGCCTGATCGAATGGATGATCGCTCTGCCCGAAGACCTGGAACCGGACTTTTTACAGGCAGTCGATGCGCTGTCCAAGGAGAACGAAATGACGTATGTGACGCTGATAGAACGCGCTAGCCGCGACAAGTGGTTTGCCGAAGGCCAAGCCAAGGGCCGTGCTGAAGGCAAGAAAGAAGGTAGCGTGAAAGGGCAAACGGAATTACTGCTGCGGCAGGTTCAGCGTCGCTTTGGTCCACAGTCGGACGACATCAACCAGCGCATCCGGACTGCCTCGGCCGCACAACTGGAAACCTGGTCGTTGAATTTTGTGGATGCCACTGAACTGGATGACGTGTTTCGAGATTAA